The Vicinamibacteria bacterium sequence TCTCTCTGGACACAGGAACAAGCTGCCGGTCGCCTGCTTCGGACCCACGGAACCGGCCGACCCAGGATGAGATCCGTCCGAAATACAGATAGATGACCGGCGTCGTGAAGAGCGTCAGCACCTGGCTGACCAGCAGTCCCCCGATGATGCAGATGCCCAGCGGTCTTCGCAATTCGGAACCGATGCCGGTGCCGAAGGCCAGCGGGACGGCGCCGAGCAGCGCGGCCATCGTGGTCATCATGATCGGACGGAAGCGGACCAGACAGGCTTCATGGATCGCTTCAGCCGGCGTTTTGCCGTGCTCGCGCTGCGCTTCCACCGCGAAGTCGACCATCATGATGCCGTTTTTCTTGACCAGGCCCACGAGCATGATGATGCCGACGAAGGCATAGAGGCTGAGCTCCACCTTGAAGAGATACAGCGTCAGCAGCGCACCAAAGCCGGCAGACGGCAGACCCGAGAGAATCGTCAGCGGGTGGGTGAAGCTCTCGTAGAGGATCCCGAGCACGATGTAGATGACGAGGATGGCTAGGACGAGGAGCCAGCCCAGGCCCCGGGTGGAGGCCTCGAAGGCCTGGGCCATCCCCTGGAAGCTCGTGCTGACGGTCGGGGGCAGGGTGGCCTTGGCCGCCCGGTCCACGCCCGCCACCGCCGGGCCCAGGGCCGCGCCCGGCTTCAGGTTGAAGGACAGGGTCACGGACGGAAGCTGGCCGAGGTGGTTCACGGTCAGCGGGCCCAGGCTGCGGGTCAGGCGGGCCACCGCCTCCAGGGGGACGAGGGCGCCGCCGGTGGAGCGGATGTAGAGCAGGGAGAGGTCGGTGGCAGCGCGCTGGTACTCGGGCTCCAGCTCCATGATCACGCGGTACTCGTTGTTGGGGGCGTAGATGGTGGAGATCCAGCGGTTTCCGAAGGCGGTGTAGAGCGCGTCCTCCACCTGCTGCGCGGTCACCCCCAGGGCCACCGCCCGGTCGCGGTCGATCTCCACGTTGACCTGAGGGTTCGTGATCTGGAGGTCGCTGGTCACGTCTTGAAGCCCCGGGACCTCGCGCAGCTTCGCCTCCAGCTCCGGAGCACGCCGGTAGAGCTCTTCGGTGTCGGGGCTCTGGAGGGTGAGCTGGTAGAGGCTCTTGCTGAGCTGTCCCCCGATCCTTATGGGCGGGGGGTTCTGGGGGAAGGCCCGGATCCCGGGGATGCTGTTGAGTTTCGGGCGGAGCTCCTGGATGACCTGGTCCGCGGAGAGCTTGCGCTCGGACAGGGGCTTCAGGCGGATGAAGATGCGCCCAGAGTTGCCGGTGGCGTTGGGCCCGCTGGCCCCTATGCTGGACATGAAGTTCGCCACGTTCGGGTCCTGCAACACGACCGCGGCCAGGGCCTGTTGGTGCCGGGCCATGGCTTCGAAGGAAATCCCCTGCGCGGCCTCCGTGAAGGCGAAGATCTGCCCGGTGTCGTCGCTGGGGAGGAAACCCTTGGGCATGACCGCGAAGAGGTAGACGGTCAAGACGAGGAGGCCGCCGGAGATGACCATGGTCGCGGGGCGATGGTGCAGGACCCGGTCGAGGCTCCATTTGTAGGCGGCCAAGGTCCTCTGGAAGACCCGCTCCGAGGCGGCGTCGAACCGGCTGCGGGTCCCGCCCCCGTGGGGCTTCAGGAAGCGGCTGCAGAGCATGGGGGTGAGGGTCAAGGACACGAACCCGGAGACGAGGATGGCCACGGATATGGTGACCGCGAACTCGTGCAGGAGGCGACCCACGAGGCCGCCCATGAAGAGCACGGGCAGGAAGACCGCGACCAGGGAGAGGGTCATGGAGAGGATGGTGAAGCCGATCTCCCGGGAGCCGGCCAGGGCGCCCGCCAGCGGCCCCTCCCCCATCTCTAGATGGCGGACGATGTTCTCCAGCATGACGATGGCGTCGTCCACCACGAAGCCCACGGACAGAGTCAGGGCCATAAGGGAGAGGTTGTCCAGGCTGTAGTCCAGGAGGTACATGACCGCGAACGTCCCCACGATCGACATGGGCAGGGCCAGGCTGGGGATGACGGTGGCGGAGAGGTTGCGCAGGAAGAGGAAGATGACCATGACCACCAGGCCCACGGTCAGGAGCAGCGTGAACTTCACGTCGTCCACGGAGTCCCGGATCGACTCCGAGCGATCGAACAGGATGTTGAGTTTCACGGACGCCGGCATCTGCGCCCGAAACGTGGGGATGAGGGCTTTGATCGAGTCCACCACCTCCACGGTGTTGGTGCCGGGCTGGCGCTGGATGGCGAGCACGATGGACCGAGTGCCGGTGTACCAGGAGGCGATCTTGTCGTTCTCGACGCTGTCGATCACCCGCCCCACCTCTTGCAGGCGCACGGGCGCGCCGTTGCGATAGGCCAGGATGAGCGGCCGGTAGGCGCTAGCGTCGGTGAGCTGCCCGTTGGCCTCCACCGTCAGGGCCTCGTGCTTGCCGTAGAGGACCCCCGTGGGCAGGTTCACGTTGCCGTTCTGCACCGCCGCCGAGGCCTCATCGATCCCGATCCCGCGGCTGGCCAGGGCGTCGGGATTGAGCTGGATGCGCACCGCGTACTTCTGGGATCCGAAGACCTGGACCTGGGCCACCCCGCTCACCATCGAGATCCGCTGGGCAATGAGCGTCTCCGCGTACTCGTCGACCTGGGACAGGGGCAGGGTGGGGGAAGCCAGGGCCAGGTAGAGGATGGGCTGGTCGGCGGGGTTCACTTTCGTGTAGGCGGGGGGCGTGGGCATGCCGGGGGGAAGCTGGGTGGCCGACTTGGCAATGGCGGCCTGGACGTCCTGGGCGGCGGCGTCGATGTTCCGGGAGAGGTTGAACTGCAGCGTGATCTGCGTGACCCCGAGGGCGTTCACCGAGCTCATGTTGTCGAGGCCGGCGATGGTGGAGAACTGCCGCTCCAGGGGGGTGGCCACGGCGGAGGCCATGGTCTCCGGATTCGCGCCCGGAAGGTTGGCGATCACGAGCAGGGTCGGGAAGTCCACGTTGGGCAGGTCGCTCATGGGCAGGAGGCGGTAGCCGGCGATGCCGAAGATGAGGATGGCGAGCATGACCAGGGTGGTGGCGATGGGCCGTCGAATGAAGAGCTCGGCGATGTTCATGACTTTGCCTCTCCCCCTTCCGGCCCGGGCGCGGGCTTCAGCTCGACCTTGGCTCCCGGCACCAGCCGCAGCTGGCCGTCCGTGACCACCTGCTCCCCCCCCTGCAGCCCCTTGGTCACCACCGTCTCCTCCTCCCCACTGCCCGCCTCCACCACCACCGTTCGGGCCTCGACCGTCAAGTCGGGCTTGATGAGGAAGACGAACGTCCCCGCCTGTCCGGTCTGCACGGCGGGGGAGGGGATCACGACCGCGCCTGCTCTCGTGCCCAGGGTCAGACGCGCGTTCACGAACTGCCCCGGCCAGAGGCGCTTTTCCGCGTTGGCGAACGTGGCCTTGAGCCTGATCGTTCCCGTGCCCCGGTCCACCGCGTTGTCGAGGAAGGAGAGCTCGCCCCGCAGGGGACGCGACTCCTCCCCCGTGACGAGCGCGTCCACGCCCAGCCGGTGGGAGACGAGGGCGGCCCGCACCTCGGGAAGCCGTTGCTCGGGAATGGTGAAGGACACGAAAATGGGATCGGTGCGGTTGATGATCACCAGCGGCCCGCCATCGATGCCCTTCACGAAATTCCCCTGATGCAGGAGCAGGCTTCCCGTGCGCCCTTCGATCGGGGAACGGATGGTGCAGAACTCGAGGTCCAAGCGGGCCCTCTCCAGGGCGGCCCGGTCCGCCCGGACGGTGGCCTCCAGGGCGTCCGCGGAGGAACGAAGCTGGTCGTAGCTCTCTTTGGACAGGATCTGCTGCGTGAACAGGGACTCCCCGCGCTGGGCTTCGGCCTGGCCGTTCCGCAGGCTGGCCTCATCCTTGGCCAGGGTCCCTTCCGCCTGCTGGAGGACGGCCTCGTACGGTCGGGGGTCGATCGTGAAGAGGAGATCGCCCGCGGCCACGTAGCTGCCCTCCGCGAAGTGCACGATGGTGATCACCCCCCCCACTTGGGGTTTCACCGCCACCGTGGTCAGGGGCTCCACCACCCCGATGGCCCTGAGCTGCACCTGCACGTCCTTGTGCAGGGCCGCCGCCGCCACCACCGGCACCCCCGCCGAGCGGGGAGGCTCCCTCTTCGTGCCGCAGGCCAGGGGCCCCAAGGCGAGGGTGCAAGCAACGAGCGCGAAGCGACCCCGCGCGCTCAGCGGCCTCTCCCCGCGGAGACGGCCCGGAGCCGGGCTCCCCCCCTTTCGAAGCGGTCCATGTTCTGGAGGATCTTGCGCAGGCCGTTGCGAAGCGCGGCCTGCTCCGCGAGGCTGATGCCTCCGACGATCGCGGCCCGCACCTCCAGGGCCAGGGGATGGACGCGCTCGGCCAGGGCGCGGCCGGCGGCGGTGAGGCGCAAACGGCGGCGGCGCCGGTCCCGGGGATCCCCTTCCTCTCGCACCAACCTCTTCCCGATGAGCGTGGTCACGATGCGGGAGGTGGTGGGCTGGTCCGTGCGCAGGCGCTCCGAAAGCTCGCGCAGCGAAAGTCCCTCACGCTCCACGATGGCTACCAGGAGCCAGAACTGCTGCGCGCTCAACCCGTGCGGACGCACGCGGCGCCCCACCGCCTGCTTGATCCGCCGTCGCGTCACCGCCACCAGGAGACCGATCTTTTCTTGTTCTGGCAATACTTGCATTGACAAGGATGTTAGCCAGAAGCCAGGGGGCGGTCAATCCGTCTTCGGGGGGGTGCCCCCCGGGGGGCCTTAGGATTTGCCCAGTCGGTAGACCACACCCGCGGAGAGTCGCGTCCCCGTCACGCTCGTGCCTTGCGCACGGCTCCACTGATAGTCGCCCTGGAGGCGGATGGCCCACTTCCCGCCCACGCCGATGTCCACTCCCCCTCCGAACTGCAGGCCGAATCGGTTGTCGTTCTCGGAAATGGAGACGTCGAAGACCTGAATATTGACGCTCTCGCGGTGGAGGCCGGCCAGGGCATGGACGAAGACCACGACCGGGCCGCCCCGGAGGAAGGCGAGGCCGGGCCCGGCCATGAGGTTGAGCTGGCGGCGGCCCGCACTCCCGTAGTGGCCGCTCGCGTCCGCCACCAGGGACAGCGACCCCGCGACGTCGACGGCCAGCGATGCGTTCCATCCGTTCAGGTTCTGCTGATCGCTGCGCACGAACGAGTAGCCGGCGAAGAGCTCGGCCCGGGGAGCGTCCTGGCCCCGGACGGGAAGCGCCGAGCACAAGAGAGCCGCCACCGCCAGCCAGGGCTTTCGCATGCCGTTCCTTTCTTCTAAGCGGGAGCTAGCCGACGATACCGGGTCCGGGGCCCGGCGTGTACCCGGGGAAGAGCGAGTCCGTGATCCCGAACTGGGCGCGCGCCATCTCCTGGAAGGCGTCGCGGAAGTCGGTGGTCACGGCCAGGTCCCGCTCCTGGTAGAGCTGGCTGCTGCTGAGGCCCGGCCAGCGACCGTAGACTTTCCCCCCCCGCACCCGGCCCCCCATGACCATCATGCAGTGGGCGGAGCCGTGGTCGGTGCCGGCGGAGCCGTTCACGTGGGCGGTGCGGCCGAACTCGGTCGCGACCAGAAGCACCACGTCGTCGAGCAGGCCCCCGAGGTCGGTGGCGAAGGCGGTCAGGGCGGGGCCCAAGCTGCGGTAGTCGCGGGTGTTGCCCTCCAGCTGGTTGGCGTGGGTATCGAAAGAGCCGGTCACGTTGACGAAGATGCAGCGCGTCCCGAGACCGGCTTTGATGATCTGGGCCGCCTGACGGAGGGAGCTTCCCACGACCGCGTTGGGGTAGAGGGCGCCGTTTGCGGGCGGAGCGAGGACGGCCGGGGACTGGGTGAGGATGCTGATGGCGGAAAAGGTGTCGCGTCCCACCTGGCCGATGGCGTCCGCGCGAGAGCCGTACATCGACTGTAGCAGGGTCGATGCCTCGGGCTTCCAGCCCCGGGCTCGCAGGTCGAAGGTGGCCAAGTCCTGGGCCACGAGCACCGGTTGCGGCCCCAGGAAGGAGCGGGTGAGCTGGGTGGAGAAAGAGACGGCCTGGGCAACGTTGTGGCCGGGCACGAGGGCGATCGTGCGGTCCAGCCAGCCGGTGGAGGTGCCCCGGATTCCTGGGGTACCCGTTTCCATGAAGTCCTGGGCATCGAAGTGGGAGCGGCTGAGGTCGTAGTTTCCGACCGCGTGGAGCAAGGCCAGGCGACCGTCGTCGAAGAGGGACTTCAAGGGAGTCAGGTCGGGATGCAGGCCGAAGAAGCCGTCCAGGTTGGCCA is a genomic window containing:
- a CDS encoding DUF1501 domain-containing protein produces the protein MPWDISRRVFLRGAGLAALGIGFHPSSLLVRTAEAASAGNKVLVMVFLRGGADGLNLCVPYGDPDYYGLHGQIALPRPNQSGGVANLDGFFGLHPDLTPLKSLFDDGRLALLHAVGNYDLSRSHFDAQDFMETGTPGIRGTSTGWLDRTIALVPGHNVAQAVSFSTQLTRSFLGPQPVLVAQDLATFDLRARGWKPEASTLLQSMYGSRADAIGQVGRDTFSAISILTQSPAVLAPPANGALYPNAVVGSSLRQAAQIIKAGLGTRCIFVNVTGSFDTHANQLEGNTRDYRSLGPALTAFATDLGGLLDDVVLLVATEFGRTAHVNGSAGTDHGSAHCMMVMGGRVRGGKVYGRWPGLSSSQLYQERDLAVTTDFRDAFQEMARAQFGITDSLFPGYTPGPGPGIVG
- a CDS encoding MarR family transcriptional regulator: MPEQEKIGLLVAVTRRRIKQAVGRRVRPHGLSAQQFWLLVAIVEREGLSLRELSERLRTDQPTTSRIVTTLIGKRLVREEGDPRDRRRRRLRLTAAGRALAERVHPLALEVRAAIVGGISLAEQAALRNGLRKILQNMDRFERGGARLRAVSAGRGR
- a CDS encoding efflux RND transporter periplasmic adaptor subunit, which gives rise to MPVVAAAALHKDVQVQLRAIGVVEPLTTVAVKPQVGGVITIVHFAEGSYVAAGDLLFTIDPRPYEAVLQQAEGTLAKDEASLRNGQAEAQRGESLFTQQILSKESYDQLRSSADALEATVRADRAALERARLDLEFCTIRSPIEGRTGSLLLHQGNFVKGIDGGPLVIINRTDPIFVSFTIPEQRLPEVRAALVSHRLGVDALVTGEESRPLRGELSFLDNAVDRGTGTIRLKATFANAEKRLWPGQFVNARLTLGTRAGAVVIPSPAVQTGQAGTFVFLIKPDLTVEARTVVVEAGSGEEETVVTKGLQGGEQVVTDGQLRLVPGAKVELKPAPGPEGGEAKS
- a CDS encoding efflux RND transporter permease subunit, which translates into the protein MNIAELFIRRPIATTLVMLAILIFGIAGYRLLPMSDLPNVDFPTLLVIANLPGANPETMASAVATPLERQFSTIAGLDNMSSVNALGVTQITLQFNLSRNIDAAAQDVQAAIAKSATQLPPGMPTPPAYTKVNPADQPILYLALASPTLPLSQVDEYAETLIAQRISMVSGVAQVQVFGSQKYAVRIQLNPDALASRGIGIDEASAAVQNGNVNLPTGVLYGKHEALTVEANGQLTDASAYRPLILAYRNGAPVRLQEVGRVIDSVENDKIASWYTGTRSIVLAIQRQPGTNTVEVVDSIKALIPTFRAQMPASVKLNILFDRSESIRDSVDDVKFTLLLTVGLVVMVIFLFLRNLSATVIPSLALPMSIVGTFAVMYLLDYSLDNLSLMALTLSVGFVVDDAIVMLENIVRHLEMGEGPLAGALAGSREIGFTILSMTLSLVAVFLPVLFMGGLVGRLLHEFAVTISVAILVSGFVSLTLTPMLCSRFLKPHGGGTRSRFDAASERVFQRTLAAYKWSLDRVLHHRPATMVISGGLLVLTVYLFAVMPKGFLPSDDTGQIFAFTEAAQGISFEAMARHQQALAAVVLQDPNVANFMSSIGASGPNATGNSGRIFIRLKPLSERKLSADQVIQELRPKLNSIPGIRAFPQNPPPIRIGGQLSKSLYQLTLQSPDTEELYRRAPELEAKLREVPGLQDVTSDLQITNPQVNVEIDRDRAVALGVTAQQVEDALYTAFGNRWISTIYAPNNEYRVIMELEPEYQRAATDLSLLYIRSTGGALVPLEAVARLTRSLGPLTVNHLGQLPSVTLSFNLKPGAALGPAVAGVDRAAKATLPPTVSTSFQGMAQAFEASTRGLGWLLVLAILVIYIVLGILYESFTHPLTILSGLPSAGFGALLTLYLFKVELSLYAFVGIIMLVGLVKKNGIMMVDFAVEAQREHGKTPAEAIHEACLVRFRPIMMTTMAALLGAVPLAFGTGIGSELRRPLGICIIGGLLVSQVLTLFTTPVIYLYFGRISSWVGRFRGSEAGDRQLVPVSRE
- a CDS encoding outer membrane beta-barrel protein, which gives rise to MRKPWLAVAALLCSALPVRGQDAPRAELFAGYSFVRSDQQNLNGWNASLAVDVAGSLSLVADASGHYGSAGRRQLNLMAGPGLAFLRGGPVVVFVHALAGLHRESVNIQVFDVSISENDNRFGLQFGGGVDIGVGGKWAIRLQGDYQWSRAQGTSVTGTRLSAGVVYRLGKS